The Anas acuta chromosome 18, bAnaAcu1.1, whole genome shotgun sequence genome has a segment encoding these proteins:
- the LOC137841644 gene encoding uncharacterized protein isoform X3: MIRGDEFGKSLVSLPQDRGASNSTGAVLPGGQMGSACFPWLSLLLLSGLALRPGIAAPTGDRAEETKSFSCNNTRVTVYRCKDCDSKICQLSNYEIFDKIGETKNGTLSNDIIQLVTTETHIIMCFQQEIKYLNEVYAIFWQEDWGIGQSCGNLELGENEVHHITEEEKICCAVEAEEIQPHVANLNCYVESKKISSIYKTHDDITLDNPTDPGSSKTIGITATFLILGVCAAALALYCVQRTRSGQGPVVVLYQIFKVNGERQLSSEGAIKPNQACESGRSQPFEASSTNETNQALMPAASFSNKV; this comes from the exons GGAGATGAGTTTGGAAAGAGCCTGGTGAGCCTGCCCCAGGATCGTGGAGCATCCAACAGCACCGGAGCTGTGCTCCCAGGTGGACAGATGGGCTCTGCCTGCTTCCCGTGGCTGAGCTTGCTGCTTCTCAGTGGCCTCGCTCTGCGGCCAG GTATTGCTGCGCCAACAGGTGACCGTGCTGAAGAGACAAAAAGCTTTTCCTGTAACAATACACGTGTGACAGTTTATCGTTGTAAAGATTGTGACAGCAAAATTTGCCAATTATCCAATTATGAGATCTTTGATAAAATTGGAGAAACTAAAAATGGGACATTATCAAATGACATAATTCAGTTGGTGACCACTGAAACTCACATCATTATGTGCTTTCAGCAAGAAATTAAGTATCTTAATGAAGTTTATGCCATCTTCTGGCAGGAAGACTGGGGAATAGGACAATCCTGTGGCAACCTGGAGCTTGGAG AAAATGAGGTGCATCACAtcacagaggaggagaaaatctGCTGTGCAGTAGAGGCAGAAGAAATCCAACCACACGTGGCTAACCTGAACTGCTACgttgaaagcaagaaaataagcTCAATATACAAGACCCACGATGATATAACTCTAG ataATCCAACAGATCCAGGCAGCAGCAAGACAATTGGCATCACTGCCACTTTCCTGATTCTTGGGGTTtgtgcagcagcactggcactgTACTGTGTTCAAAGAACCCGAAGTGGTCAAG GACCTGTCGTAGTGCTCTATCAGATTTTTAAAG TGAATGGAGAGAGACAGCTGTCTTCAGAAG GTGCTATAAAACCCAATCAGGCTTGTGAAAGTGGAAGGTCACAGCCATTTGAAGCATCATCTACAAATGAGACAAACCAGGCCCTTAtgccagcagcatccttctCAAACAAAGTCTAG
- the LOC137841644 gene encoding uncharacterized protein isoform X4 has protein sequence MGSACFPWLSLLLLSGLALRPGIAAPTGDRAEETKSFSCNNTRVTVYRCKDCDSKICQLSNYEIFDKIGETKNGTLSNDIIQLVTTETHIIMCFQQEIKYLNEVYAIFWQEDWGIGQSCGNLELGENEVHHITEEEKICCAVEAEEIQPHVANLNCYVESKKISSIYKTHDDITLDNPTDPGSSKTIGITATFLILGVCAAALALYCVQRTRSGQGPVVVLYQIFKVNGERQLSSEGAIKPNQACESGRSQPFEASSTNETNQALMPAASFSNKV, from the exons ATGGGCTCTGCCTGCTTCCCGTGGCTGAGCTTGCTGCTTCTCAGTGGCCTCGCTCTGCGGCCAG GTATTGCTGCGCCAACAGGTGACCGTGCTGAAGAGACAAAAAGCTTTTCCTGTAACAATACACGTGTGACAGTTTATCGTTGTAAAGATTGTGACAGCAAAATTTGCCAATTATCCAATTATGAGATCTTTGATAAAATTGGAGAAACTAAAAATGGGACATTATCAAATGACATAATTCAGTTGGTGACCACTGAAACTCACATCATTATGTGCTTTCAGCAAGAAATTAAGTATCTTAATGAAGTTTATGCCATCTTCTGGCAGGAAGACTGGGGAATAGGACAATCCTGTGGCAACCTGGAGCTTGGAG AAAATGAGGTGCATCACAtcacagaggaggagaaaatctGCTGTGCAGTAGAGGCAGAAGAAATCCAACCACACGTGGCTAACCTGAACTGCTACgttgaaagcaagaaaataagcTCAATATACAAGACCCACGATGATATAACTCTAG ataATCCAACAGATCCAGGCAGCAGCAAGACAATTGGCATCACTGCCACTTTCCTGATTCTTGGGGTTtgtgcagcagcactggcactgTACTGTGTTCAAAGAACCCGAAGTGGTCAAG GACCTGTCGTAGTGCTCTATCAGATTTTTAAAG TGAATGGAGAGAGACAGCTGTCTTCAGAAG GTGCTATAAAACCCAATCAGGCTTGTGAAAGTGGAAGGTCACAGCCATTTGAAGCATCATCTACAAATGAGACAAACCAGGCCCTTAtgccagcagcatccttctCAAACAAAGTCTAG